CATGCTATAGCTTCTATATAAAAAAAGAGCACGTGGAAGAgcataaatttattaaaacaatgagaaataGCACAATGGATTCCATCAAGGATCCATCCAGCCTACCTCACTGACCTCAGACAACAGATAGAGCCTATGAGTGCTTCTACCACTTCTTCAACCTATATTCAGCGATATAACCACAAGAACAGCAATTAATGTCATATTTAATATCAAAATCAGAAATAGTTTTTAATCTAATTTGtcatatcattattttattaccTTTTAGGAGTATTCCAGGGCCTCAGTCTACATGTACTCTCATTATTCACCAGGAGGTGAGAATCTAAAAGGTGTCAGGAGCTCTCTCAGGCCTATTTTCTTTCAGTCAGTTTTTATAAGGCATTGTGCTGAGGGCAAGTGTTCTGCACTCAGGCGGACCTGGGCTCAATCTTGGCTCCCCGAGAAGCGTGCATTGGGAAAGTGGTGGCCTCTCTGAGCCCGCCCTCCCTTGGCTGTCAAAGGGGTGTAACAATTGTATGAATTCAAAGTGGTTACTAGACCAGATGAATGAACGCATGTAAGGAGCTCAGTGCCCAACTGTTAACTACTTTTCCCACCAGCCTAGTTTCCAAGACTGTCCAGTGTACTAatgtaaagcattttttttttcaattctttttttttttaagagtttatttttttcctttttctctccaaagccccccaggacatagctgtatattctttgttgtgggtccttctagttgtggcatgtgggacgctgcctcagcgtggtttgatgagcagtgccacgtctgcgcccaggattcgaaccaacgaaacactgggccacctgcagcggagcacgtgaacttaaccgctcggccacggggccagcccctgtaaagcattttttaaagcacataCTTTATACTTAAATAGTGGGcatgttgtatattttgaaagatttatttaattataatatcaTCTTATATGGTACCTGTCAAGAATCAAAATGTTTTTTAGATATTCTATAAATTCTCTGCATTATGTTTTAGCTGTTTGTTTGGCATTCTGGTTCTCACACAAAGGTCAGTCCAGCATTGGAGAACAATGGGAtcatttacacacacacgcagCCCCCCCCAGTTCACTTCCAGCCCATTATTACAGCCACGTTCCTCATGAAGACTCCCTGCCCTGCTTCTGAAAGGCTATACTTTCCTCATCTCTGTCCTGACACATAACCACATTGTTCGGGGCTCTGTGACTGCCCCTTCTGGAATTTTCATGTGCGAGCCCAGACTGAAAGTACAGTTTAACTGGAGACACTCTGCTAACCAGCCCACTGGGGTTACCTTTGATGCGACTCACTATGTGAAAATTCTGACTCTGTCTTGTATTACTTATCCTTCCTCTTATGATGCTCTGACAATGGCATGTCTTAaccagagaaaagcaaacaaaaccccATGCAGGATGGCTGGGCTCTCTCAGGGGTTCCTGACAGTGGCAGCCACAGGAAGTGCACCGGACAGGAAGAACAAAGcatggagggcagagggcaggcaggcACAAGGCAAGTCACTTTTCTTCACTGTGCCCACTTCCTTGTCactgaaagaacagaaataatttCTGTTAAATTTACCTCGCGAGGTTGAGTGAGGATGCGCCAAGTTGTTAAATTCCCCCATATTTTGTACAACcacaggaaaagagaacaaagtcTTCAATGGCATCATATATTCAGAAAGGACTATATTTTACCAGGTGGTACCACAACGCAGTCTCAACTCTTCCCCTGCTTATTTAATCTTTCTCAGGTGAAATGTTTCACAGGAGCGGTAGGTCTGAAAGGGGAGTAGAAAAGGCGGAGCAAGGGCCTACACCAAGGCCAGGAAAACAGTCTTAAAGGGAGTTACACTGCTGAACTGTTTGTGTTTCTTCTGTGTAACAACAATAACCTTAATAACACCAGAAGGCATATTAAGTCGGTCTGGAAACAGCAGGAAGTTGTAAAATGGGACTGGGGGAAAAATTCATAAAAGGAACGAATCCAGAGCTGCTCTCTGAAAGAATGAGAGGATCTGGATTAGTAGAGAAGGATAAGAAGTCCTAAGGGATTTCTAAGCCACCTGccatcaccctttggaaacactGAAAATTCTTTCTGCAAAATCTGGCAGTAAAACAAGGGCTGAACTATGTCCATTTTGCAGCGAAAATAGTTACTAGGGTGACTGACGAGTCCTGGCTGCTCAGGACTTTCCCCGTTTGGGTTCTGAAGTTCCCACCTCCCAGCAGACTGAGGGGGTTGCGGTCAGCACCCTCAACATGTCACAGGGGCTGGCTGTGGAGAACGCAGAGCCACGCTGCTGGGAGCTCCTTCACTCTCTGGGCTTGACTCCTCAGAAGGGTGCTGCCACGTCGCACTGACAAACAGACACGGAACTGGGAAGGGGTTGAATCATTCCTTGGGACCCATTACTGTCTCCTGAGTGTCTGAAATATGCCAGAATAGTGAGGGCACTTTGTAGGAGTTTATTCCTACAGGCTTCTATTCTGGGAAAAATGTTGAACATTAGTAAACATAAAAGAAGTGAGGTTTAAGAAGTAGCTAAAATCATGCATTTGATGTATTCGGTGTGCACTAAACTTAATTTTGAAGAGTGAAGAAATTTTAAGATAAGATAAATACCATCATCACTGCATGAAGGGGAGTGGGAGCAAGGAGACTTTACCACGTGAGCACATCAACTGCtcagaaataaagcaaagataGGAAACAGCCATTAATGCTTTGCATGGTTCCAACTCAgtagtaaatttctttttttttttttggcttagaTTGGGTGAGGAATTGGTCACATGGTTAAATCAAGTACAGGAATGACATAATTTGCATTGGTTTCCGAGACTGACTCATCATGGCAGAATGCTGGTACATCAAATCCACTTCCTAATATGGTGTAACTTTTTATGCTTTATCCAGGCTTTGATTCTGAACAACAACAAGATAACAAAGATTCACCCAAAAGCCTTTCTAACCACAAAGAAGTTGCGACGGGTCTATCTGTCCCACAATCAACTAAGTGAAATACCACTTAATCTTCCCAAATCATTAGCAGAACTCAGAATTCATGATAACAAagttaagaaaatacaaaaggaGACATTCAAAGGAATGAACGCTTTACACGTTCTGGGTAAGTTTTTGCAAATGAAGGGACATTTGAAATTACAAGCAATATACAGATGTACAGATttgtatcattattattaactttTAAGACAGCTAATTTCCaagattaatttttttgaatCTAATAATCTTTAACTAGATAAGCCATTTAGAAATCAAAGTATTAAACAAAATTGATAGTACTTAAAGAAATATGCCTTTTGTAATACACACACTTGCACTCTCAGGAATCCCCTCTACCTAGTGTGGTATTCTGTTTTCTGACTGCCCTAATTGGTAAAATCCATTATATAAAGGTAGTACTTTTAATGTATTCTATAAGCTACAGTCATGCgccgcataatgacgttttggtcaacgatggatgGCATATACGACAGTGGCCCCACAAGATCAGAACCATACAGCTGAGGAGCGTAGTAGGCTTTACCATCCAgggttgtgtaagtacactctgtgatgtttgcataaCCACAAAATCGcctaaagacacatttctcagaatgtatccctgtcgttaagcaacacatgactctACTCAAATATAATGTACaaaattatttcagatattatttGGAAGGTACATCTAACTTTTAATTATCTGCTTTAAGATTACTGAGCTAAGGAactttttgttgtatattttaaattccacTCTATTTTACTTCTAACACTCATGGTACAACCATGCCATCTGCCTTACAATATCCATTTAAAATTCCTAACCAATGTTCTCATTcatatattcacttatttaactCAACCAAGTGCCTAAGACTCTCACTTAGGGGCATTTCTTCAAAGTTATATTTCTGTTaatcaaataatttataattgacttataatttaaaaagtttaggTGACAAATAAATGTACACTGGAAAACAAACATTTTGAATTACATGAAGGATGATCTTTTTTCTGATGTAATAGTATTACTACAATGAAACCTTGATCATGTTCATGGTTGGAAAAGAGCGATAATAAGTTACTGATTTAGTGACTGAAAACAAAATAGTGACATGTTCTATATGTAATACAAAGCAGTGTTTTTCTGAGGCTGACAGAAAGGGGAGtagacagacacagaaagagtTATACTGAGTCAAGAATGTCTGAACAATGAAGCTCATATTTCTCAGAATTTTCTTGGGATGTGTATCTCTGTGTCATGAGTTTCCTTCATATACAACATATGTGTGCTGAATTATGTAATTTCCCCCCACAGAGATGAGTGCAAACCCTCTTGATAATAATGGGATTGAACCAGGGGCATTTGAAGGAGTGACAGTGTTCCATGTCAGAATTGCCGAAGCAAAACTGACCTCAATTCCTAAaggtttgtatttatttatttaagataaagtatttttttaaattgttatctTTAAATGACCATTAAATGTAATGTAAACTGTATACATTGTTGAAACCACACTGCAGTCAGAATCCTTTTTACAGTATATCTGGTGAGTGTAGCATGAAATTTAGTGTTTtctcacacacatacccacagCCATATgtagggctttgttttttgtcaGTATGAAaccagattcttttttttccccagcaagAACAAACATTAAGAAGCaatgaactttttattttccttctcttttctgacaTTAACTCATCTATACTCGTCATTCTAAGAAGTCTgtaaagaaagtagaggaagacgcaTGGGGCCAGAAGCCGCCTCCAAGCCGAGCCGCTGTGGTCCTGAGTGGGCCTGCGAGGCTGGCCTGGGGCAGACAGGGCTCTGGCAGGGACGGGCGTGCACTCTGCACCGTTTCTTCATGGGAGTGCTGTGCAGACTGATGGGCCAGTGGACAGAGAAGTCTCAGAACAGTGTCAGGCACAAGGTGAACACCCTCTCGTGCATGACATGACCCTTAACAGAAGGAGCACCATGCTCTTTCTCATGTGACCTGAAGCTAGTGCTCACAGTAAAGCACTTCTTCAGTTTGCTACTGGCCTTGTTTCTAGTGTTTCAAGCACTTGGTCTGATTTAACTGGATAGGACTGCCTTTCTCAGGACCCATGCTCAAAGTCTCACTTTCCTCGAGCTGACAagggctctctctctccctctgctaaGATGACTACCTGCACCAGAAAGAACCCCTGTGATTaataacattttcctttcaaacacCTGTCTTTCAATATCCACAGTAAAAGCAGTGACTTCACCATGACGCCTTTTCTACTACTCACCTGATCCAAATTAACAAACATAAATTGATAATTTACAAGACACAGCAAATCTGCTATTATTAATCAAGTGGTGAGCTTCCACTTAGGAGAAAAATCATCTAAAGTAAAAgtggaaagaatttttttataCAGGAAAAATCAGTTTAATTCAGAACTACACAATTAAAAAACCATCTTAATTTAGCTTTCAAAGAGGTGGCTGGTTTTCTACAAGAAACCTAAAATGTTATATTTACCTTCTCATCTttagaacaaaaatacaaactcCACCTAACAAGTTAAACACAGAATCCCTTTCACACGCTGGAAGCTGATTGGGAGGGGCGGGGGGACAGTGCAgcggagacagagggagaagggagaggatgtGCAGGAGACACGCCCCTGAGCTGACAATGTTCTTCACAATCACATCAGCAGCCTTCCTACACTGCAGAACATCCTGGGAGCAATTCTCTTCACGTTTCAAAGCATATCCTAAAAATGAAGGTTTAATTTCTCATGAAGTTCTCAAGATTCTTCCAAAGCCTAAAGAAACATTTTATGcctttagaaatttaaattggAATCAAATCGCTCAACTTACATAACGACTCCTTCAAGATTGCTATGACATTCCAGTTAAGTTTTTGTTCTTCTAATTTATTTGCTAAAATGTTAAGGCTGACTGCCTAAATGTTATAATTCAATCATCACCACCCCCTGTGGCAGCACGAGTTAGGTAGAGGTCCAACGGGTCCTTACCAGACCTGATAAGTTAACATAAGGAGAgtgaaaaatgttttccttcctaTTCATTCGGAAAACTCTACTACATAATAGTATCGCATGTAGGAGAGGAGAAACTTGTGTGAAGACAGGGCAGGAACAGAAATACCTGTGCAAAAGTATGCTAATATTTGCTGGCAACCATCGAGCACCTACCTTGCCTTTGCTCATTCATCCTACAGAGGCTGCACTCTTCTCTTTGGTTATCTACCATCTCCATGCCCCAGGGGACGGGACAGTGCCCTAAAGCTCTACAAAGTCCCCAACGTGAACAGAGATTGCTCTCTTCTATGACTTGGTACAACACAGACCAGAATAGGCTGGCACACTCTGGTATTTTCTAGagacttttatttacttttaaagtagGTTCTTCAATCAACATAAAGTTTAGCCAGGAAGAGTACCAATATTCATAAGGAAACTTCAATTACCTTCACTAGCCTTTACCACCAACATAGGAAGGAAATGTCTCACAAAGTTAGAAAATAAGAGTGTTTTCCCCAGCTTGCTAAGTAGAACCTTTGGTTGACAAATACCTTATCTGTAGGACTAATAAAATGAGGTCTGACAGTTTTCTGGTTAGTCTCTCTCATTCCAGCTCCAGTTAATCTGGGGAAGGCTGCAGTCAGGACACATAGGGGTGAGGAGAGAAGGTACAAAGATTCAGAGATCCCTCCATGTGCCAGGTGACAGTGGAGATGCTTCTCTTAATTTACGCAGAAACTACTAACTGAAAAGAATAAATGCTGCAATGAATCAAACATACCAAATAGCGTAAAAACCCGTGTGTtcataatgatatttaaaaaaattcagtagtCACCTCTGGGCATCGCACCAATTCATTACTTGAAACAGCCAAGCATTCATGCTACCTTTTCCGTAAAAACTGTATTATAAAGTAACTAAataactgacaaagaaaaatagagaagaattcCACCTAATAAATGCATAAAGAatgacaaaatcagaaagaaaatgaccaTTTTCCCATTATCAATGAAATAACGGATCTGGGTAGCAGTCATCAATGAACACCAAAACCACCAAGTGAAAGGGTGGTCTACGGAATCTGACCTGGTCTCTAAATCTAACTACAGGACGAGAGGACCAGGATCAATGACATCACGTGGAAGCCACCAGCCCCAGCCACAAATAAGTATATCACGCAAATCCGTATCTGAAACAAACTAAtacaagagggagaaaaggaggcagCATGCGACAGAAGAAGAGATTTTAGGAGATATAACAACCAAATCTATTTTGTAAACTTTATGTGGATCCTGACTTGAACAAATCAACTATAGGACAATATATGTgaaatcattagggaaataaatGTTAGATGAGAGTACTGTTGCTAATCTTGTTAAATGTGATATTGACACGATGATTATGAAAAAAAGATGACTGTATGAGTTAGATACATCTAGTGAAGTGTTTACAGGTGAAACGGCATTGTATATGGAATTTGATTTTAAATACCCCAgcaaaaaaaagtgaataaataaaatcaaatcaaTAAGCAAGCCAGTAATAACTAATGGggtagatgaaacaagattggaaaAATGGAGATAACTGTTGAAGCAGTGCAACAGCATGGTAGTTCATAATACTAGCTTCTATTTTTgtctatgtttgaaattttccataatacaaaggtaaaaaaaaaaaaaaaagcagatccCTAAAAAACTGCCTAAATCTATAATGTGAAACTTAAAAGTAAATAAGGTAAATAAGTAATCAGTGGGGCTTGGTCTTACCTGATCTaacacacatttcttttcttatcaTCAGAACTACCATCAACTTTATTGGAGCTTCATTTAGATTATAATAAAATTTCCACTGTGGAACTCGAGGATTTTAAACGATATAAAGATCTGCAAAGGTAAAACTCTCCAAAAGCCTAACTGAGAGGTGGTAGTCCCTCTGAAAAGTTATCAGTGGAACTTCTTGGAGAACGTGTGCAGGGACCAAGTTAAGATGATCACAGTTGCTACTGTCTCTGGAATGGGAGAGAGAAACCGTATGGAGTGAGGAAAAGGATGCTTTTCAAATACTCCTTTGTTGTCGATAGGTTAGATTAAAGAATCTTCTgatgctggaggacagggctATTATATACTGGAAAAGGTTATTAAATAAATCCATGAAATACCTTTCTCTGAACATGTATACAAATAGGACAGGTTTACATTCCTAACTCGGCTGTGGTGTTTTCAGCTAACTGTATCACACCATCTGCTTAAGAGTTGATGCATTTTATATCGTTTTTAGGCTGGGCCTAGGAAACAACAGAATCACAGATATCGAAAATGGAAGTCTTGCTAACATACCACGCATACGAGAAATACACTTGGAAaacaataaactaaaaaaaatcccTTCAGGACTACAGGAGTTGAAATACCTCCAGGTAAAATATTCTACTTGTGTTTTGTAGATATtagtgcttttctttgtttttagggTGAGTCACAGATGACAACCCCCCAGGTTGCTGGAATTTTATAAGCAGCAGGAGAGTGTTAGGAGAACGGTTTCTACACAGACGTCACCTAAAACGCTCAGCTACTCATTTCCATCCTCCTCTTCTAC
The DNA window shown above is from Equus asinus isolate D_3611 breed Donkey chromosome 23, EquAss-T2T_v2, whole genome shotgun sequence and carries:
- the ASPN gene encoding asporin isoform X1; translation: MKECVLLVFLALCSAKPLLHPSYMTLKNMMLQDMEDEGDSDADNSLFPTREPVNPFFPFDLFPMCPFGCQCYSRVVHCSDLGLSSVPSNIPFDTRMLDLQNNKIKEIKENDFKGLTSLYALILNNNKITKIHPKAFLTTKKLRRVYLSHNQLSEIPLNLPKSLAELRIHDNKVKKIQKETFKGMNALHVLEMSANPLDNNGIEPGAFEGVTVFHVRIAEAKLTSIPKELPSTLLELHLDYNKISTVELEDFKRYKDLQRLGLGNNRITDIENGSLANIPRIREIHLENNKLKKIPSGLQELKYLQIIFLHSNSITKVGVNDFCPTVPKMKKSLYSAISLFNNPVKYWEVQPATFRCVLSRMSVQLGNFRK
- the ASPN gene encoding asporin isoform X2, encoding MKECVLLVFLALCSAKPLLHPSYMTLKNMMLQDMEDEGDSDADNSLFPTREPVNPFFPFDLFPMCPFGCQCYSRVVHCSDLGLSSVPSNIPFDTRMLDLQNNKIKEIKENDFKGLTSLYALILNNNKITKIHPKAFLTTKKLRRVYLSHNQLSEIPLNLPKSLAELRIHDNKVKKIQKETFKGMNALHVLEMSANPLDNNGIEPGAFEGVTVFHVRIAEAKLTSIPKELPSTLLELHLDYNKISTVELEDFKRYKDLQRLGLGNNRITDIENGSLANIPRIREIHLENNKLKKIPSGLQELKYLQAERVDEAPDIFTINVVLD